The genomic DNA ATTTCTAAAATTATGAAAACAAATCTATTATTTCCTCAAGCGTGTACTATTTCCTTATCCAGCTGGCTTCGGTTGTTTTGTATACTTCTCTGTTGGTATAGTTTTATACCGCCGGCACAGGCCCAGACAAAAGTATGGGACCAGACGTATGGCGGCATTGTTTCTTCGGTAGATCCCGAAGTACCGGTAGATGGAGTGGACGATGAAGAATTTAAACTCGGCAGGTCTGCCTTTGGGGCCATGGTAGCGCTACCGGATGGCGGTTACCTGCTGGGTGGCTCCTCCGACTCAGATAAAGGGAATGATAAGAGCCAAAGTTGGATCGGAGATCGCGGTAGCACCAGTTTCTGGCTCGTGCGAATTGATGCTGGTGGCAACAAGCTTTGGGACAAAGCCATTGCAGGTAGTAATCTAAACGCCATGATTCCCACATCAGATGGTGGTTTTTTACTGGGCGGCCGTGCAAGTGCCGATTACCTGATCGTTAAAATTGATGCTGATGGGAATGAGCTTTGGCGCAAAAGTTATGGAGGCAATGGCAACGATCAGTTGAACGCGCTGGTAGCTACTGCCGATGGCGGGTATCTGTTAGGAGGCCAGTCGTCGTCAGGCAAAAGCGGGGATAAAAGCGAGCCGGTGCGGGGGCCTGCCAACGACTCCGATTTCTGGGTGGTAAAGATCAACGCAACAGGTGACAAAGTATGGGATAAAACTTTTGGCAGTTCGGATGTAGATGTACTGACAGCTGTGGCCGTAACCGAAGACGGCGACTACCTGCTGGGTGGCTGGGCGAGAGGGGAAAGTATAAGCGGGGACAAAACCCAGGCTAACAGAGGACAAGACGATTATTGGGTGATCCGGATCAATGCAAGGGGTAACAAAGTATGGGACAAACGGTATGGCGGGAAATCAAGCGACCACCTGGAGGCGATGCTGGTTACCCCCAATGGCGGGATTTTGCTGGGCGGAACTTCCGGGTCCGGAAAGGAAGGAGACAGAAGCGAGGCAAGTAAAGGAAGCTTCGATTACTGGGTTATTATGCTGGATGCGCAGGGAAGCAAAGTAGGGGACAAGGCCTATGGCAGCGAAAGCTTTGACACCTTTCAAGACTTGGTCGCCACGCCCGACGGAGGCTATTTGCTGGGAGGGTATGCGGGGTTCGGAAGGAGCAGCGGGGATAAAAGTGAAGGCAGCAGAGGGGAATTAGATTTTTGGATCATAAAAGTAACAGAAAGCGGAGAGAAAGTATGGGACAAGACCTTTGGAGGCGGGGCAGTGGATGTGCTTCGGGATATCGTTGTCTCTCCGGATGGAAACTACCTCTTGGGCGGTACCTCTAACTCCTATGCCAGCGGCGATAAAACTGCTGCTAAAAAGGGACTGGAAGATTATTGGGTTGTAAAAGTACACGACCAGGGGAAACCCTATTGCATTCCGGCTATGACCCAGGGCTGCGCCGATGATCATTATATCGCGAACTTCAAATTTGGAGAGGTGTACTATAATGCGCCGGGGCAAGGCTGCAAGAATGAGGACGGTTATACCCTTTTTAGACCATTCTTTGATATTTACAGCGATGCACGATATACGACCACCCTCAGGCAGGGACAAAGCTATCCTGTTAGTTTCGCGTCCGAGTCGCCAAGCGGCTATGTAGCCAAAGAACAGGCCTACGGGGTTTGGATCGACTATAATGATGACAAAGACTTTGAGGACGCCGGGGAGTTTGTGTATGGTTCACCGGCTGTTGGCGCCGCCTTTTCCGGCACCGTAGTTATACCTGCCGATGCTGCCGCCGGCGTGAGGCGCATGCGGGTGAGGAGCAGGCCAGACGGTGCATTCGCCGCCTCTGAGTCCTGCTCCGCTGGCAGGTATGGCGAAACACAGGATTATACCCTGGCCATCGGCTACTGTGCCTCCTTTGCGGCAGACGGCTGCGGTAATGGTGCGTATATCGATAATTTCAGCTTCCATACCCTTGTCAACGAGGGCTCCGGCTGCAATGGCAACCTTGGCGGCTACATCAGTTATGATACCACTGGTACCCTGACCACTACCGTGAAGAAAGGCCAAAAATATGATATCAGCGTGCAGGCGGGTTCGGTGGCACAAACCTTTGGCGTGTGGATAGATTTTAACAACGACCAGGATTTTGAGGATGAAGGAGAATTTGTGTACCGCTCTCCCCTTGTGGAAGGTGAAAATTACAATAATGGCAACGGCTTCTTCTCGCCGTCCGCCAGCACCGATCGGTTTACAGGAAAAGTAAGCATACCGTCTTCTGCTATCACCGGGCCTGTGCGGATGCGGGTGCGGTCCAACAAGTTTAATTTTTATCAGAGTGGAGCATGCGCAGAGTTCTTCCCGGATGATGCGACTGATCAGGAAGACGCCTTTGCCAATGGCGAAACAGAGGATTATACCATTACCATCGAAGCCCCGGACCAAGTAGCCGTGCCCACGTTTACCTCCTTTTCACCACGCGAGGGCTTGCCCGGTGATACCGTGCGACTGCGTGGCACCGCACTCGCTACCACCCACACAGTGCTCTTCAATGGTGTGGAGGCTAATTTCAAGGTCATCAGCGACAAGGAACTGCGGGCGGTGGTCCCGGCCTCGGCCACTACGGGCCGAATCACGATCCAAACCACGGGCGGCAAAGATGTGAGCGGCAAACTTTTTACCGTGCTGCAGCCCCAGATCGCTTTCTTTGCGCCCTGGTGGGGACACGCAGGCTCCGCTGTCTACATTGCTGGTCGGTACTTGTCCACCACAAAGAATGTTAGTTTCAATGGCGTAGAGGCAAAAAGCTTTAGCGTGTACAACGATTACCTGGTACGGGCAGTAGTGCCGGCCGGAGCCACCACCGGCAGGATCATGCTCGAACTGGAAGGAGGAGCAACAGCTACCAGCGCCTGGAATTTCCAGGTAACAGGCAACCCATGGGCACTGATCGCCTTCCGCGCCACAGCGGATAGTGCGGCAGCCATAACAGGCGCCTTGGCGCAGGAAGAGGCGCTGCTGGCCTATCCTAACCCGTTCACCGGCAGTGCCCATATTGCGGCTAATCTGGGCAAAGCCGCGCCGGTGCGGCTGGTGATTTACTCGGAAGTGGGGCAGGTGGTGCGCGAGATCAGCTTTGGCCAGCTGCCCGCCGGGCAGCATGACTTGCTCTGGGATGGCAATGACAGCCAGCACACGCCGGTAGCGCCCGGTTTATACTTCTATCATGTGCTGGTGGGAGATAAGCGGCTAAGCGGAAAACTGCTTAAGGCAGGCAGCCCTGCCCGGTAAGCGGCGCATGGCAGCAATGCATTGGAACTTCAAAAGCAAAGGCCCGGCAAACTAACCGGGCCTTTACTTTTCCGGAGGCTTCCGCGGCTCTTATACCCTGGGACCCGCACTGCCAGGCGCATTGGCTGGAAAACCCAACTATTTGTTTGCTTTGAAGTATAACAAGGCATTTGCCGGCTGCCTGCAAATTGGTAGAACTGCTTGCGTTTTTTGTGCAGAGCGGCAGCCGGGATCCTCATTTAATCGCTTTTTATTAGCCATACATAAGATTTATGAAAGTAACAACATACCTGGGCAGCCCATACCCTTTAGGCGCTACCTGGGACGGGAAAGGAGTGAATTTTGCATTGTATGCGGACAACGCAACGGGCGTGGAGCTTTGCCTGTTTCATTCGACCGATGACAAGAAAGAATATGCGCGCGTGAAGATGGCCGAACGCACTCATCAGGTATGGCACGTATACCTGCCTGATGCAAAGCCTGGCCTGCTCTACGGCTACCGCGTGCAAGGCCCTTATAACCCGGAAAATGGCGAGCGCTATAACCCGCATAAGCTGCTCATCGATCCCTATGCCCGGGCCATATCAGGTACTATCGAATGGCACGATGCCCTCTTCGGGTATAAAATGGGCGATAAGAAACAGGATTTGACCTTCTCCAAAACCGATAGCGCGCCCTTTATTCCCAAATCCGTAGTAATTGACCCTGCTTTTGATTGGGAGGGAGATGTGGCTCCCAAAATACCTTACCATAAATCGATTATTTATGAAACGCATGTAAAGGGCTTTACGCAGCTGCACCCCGATATTCCGGAAGAGATCCGGGGCACATACCAGGCGCTGGCCCATCCGGTTACCATCAACTACCTGCAGGAACTCGGTATCACAGCCGTCGAGCTGTTGCCGGTGCATCATTTTGTGACCGACCGCTACCTGCTGGACAAAGGCCTGACCAATTACTGGGGCTATAACTCGATCGGCTTTTTTGCCCCTGATGTGCGGTATGCCAAAAGCAACAAGATCGGAAGCCAGGTGCAGGAGTTCAAGCAAATGGTGAAGGAACTGCACAAAGCAGGCATCGAAGTGATTTTGGATGTGGTGTATAACCACACGGGCGAAGGCAATCAGATGGGCCCCACGCTCTCGTTCCGGGGCATTGATAATGCGTCGTACTACCGGCTGGTAGAAGACAACAAGCGCTATTACATGGATTATACCGGTACCGGCAATACGCTGAACGCCAACCTGCCCAGTGTGCTGCGCCTGATCATGGACAGCCTCCGCTACTGGATCCTGGAGATGCACGTGGATGGTTTCCGGTTTGACCTGGCCTCGACGCTTGCCCGCGAGCTGCACGAGGTAGACCGGTTGAGCTCCTTCTTTGACATCATTCACCAGGACCCGGTTATCTCGCAGGTAAAGCTTATTGCCGAGCCTTGGGATGTGGGCGAAGGCGGTTACCAGGTGGGCAACTTCCCGCCCGGATGGACGGAATGGAATGGCAAGTACCGCGACTGCATCCGGGATTACTGGCGCGGGGCAGATAGTATGCTGGCCGAATTTGCCGAGCGCTTTACCGGCAGCTCCGACCTCTACCGCGACGACTACCGCAGGCCTACCGCCAGCATTAACTTTGTGACGGCGCATGACGGCTTTACCCTGAATGACCTGGTCTCTTATAACGAAAAGCACAACGAGGCCAACGGCGAAAACAACAACGACGGGGAGAGCCACAACCGCTCCTGGAACTGCGGGGTTGAGGGGCCAACCGATGATCCGGCTATTCTGGAACTGCGGCAACGGCAGAAGCGGAATTTACTTACCACGCTTTTCCTGAGCCAGGGAGTGCCCATGCTGGTGGCAGGCGACGAGATAAGCCGCACCCAGGGCGGCAATAACAACGCCTACTGCCAGGACAATGAAATATCGTGGCTCAACTGGGCTGCCGCCGACAAAGAGCTGCTGGCCTTTACCCAAAAGCTGATACAGTTGCGCAAAAGTCACCCGATGTTCTGCCGCCGCCGCTGGTTTCAGGGGCAGCCGATAAAAGGCGTTGGGGTAGAAGATATTGCCTGGTTTTTACCGGAAGGCACCGAAATGACGGACGAGAACTGGAGCCATGATTTTGCCAAATCGCTGGGCGTATACCTCAACGGCCGTGGGGTGCATGCCCTGGGGCCAAAAGGGGAGCAGATCCTGGACGATAGCTTCTACATTATTTTTAATGCCTATTACGGCGAGCTGGAGTATACCTTGCCACCCGAAAAGTATGGCACTAAATGGACCAAGGTGCTGGACACTACCTGGAACCTGATCGAAGATGGCGAAACGTATAAGGCCGGTGATGTGGTGAAGGTACAAGGAAATTCGGTCGTGCTGCTGCACCACCCGCTTGCAGCCCACCATAAAGCAAAAGCCAGTTAACAAAAAAGACCTCCGGTTACGAATAGCCGGAGGTCTTTTTTGTTAGGTATACTTGCCAGCCCAGGTTATCTCCCTGATAGGAAGTATAAAGGGCCGGGATATACTTGTTTTGGCACAATCATAACTGCGCTACCTGGTAGTGGCGTGCTTCCGTATCGTAGCGCACCATCATTTTGCGGGCTTCTTCCGGAATAACCGCCTTGTCCGGGTCATCGCCTGCAAATTGCCGGATCGCCTCCATGGATGTCCAGTGGGTTATTACCAGAAACTCCACCGCATCTGTCACCTGACGCCGGTAAACGGTAGTGCTTATATATCCTGGCAGCTGCTTTAGCTCGGGGAACAGGTGTTGGGTCAGGTGCTGTTCATAGTTGGCTACCTCCCCGGGTTTGAGCCAGCCCGTCCAGTGTCTTGCAATCATAAACTGATTTCTTAGGTAAGATCAAAATAAAAGCGCCCGGGCAATGTACCCGGGCGCTCTTTAAGTATAAGCCTTTTAAACAACGCTGCGGCTGTTTAAAGGATACGTTACCAAAGTCTGATACGGTCCTCCGGTTTCTTATACAGCTTGTCGCCAGGCTTCACATCAAAGGCCTGGTACCAGGCATCCATGTTTACCGGCGCGCCAATGGTTCTGTACTGGCCCGGCGAGTGTGGGTCTGTAACCACCTGCTGGGCAGCTGCCTCTGGAAGGATGTTGGTTCGCCATACCTGTGCCCAGGCCAGGAAGAAGCGCTGATCCGGCGTGAAGCCATCGATCTTCTCGTTCGACTTGCCTTGCTTCGTCATCTTAAAGGCTTCGTAAGCCGCGTTCAGGCCACCCAGGTCACCAATGTTTTCACCCATCGTCAATTTGCCGTTCACGTGTACCGTGTCCAGGATAGTATAAGCGTCATATTGCGCCTGCAGGGCATTGGCTTTCTTCTGGAACTGCGTACGGTCTTCTTCGGTCCACCAGTTGCGCAGGGTACCGTCTTTATCATACTGACTGCCGGAGTCATCGAAACCGTGGGAGATCTCGTGGCCGATCACGGCACCGATACCACCATAATTCACGGCATCATCCGCATTCGGGTCAAAGAACGGGAACTGCAGGATACCGGCCGGGAACACGATCTCGTTCATTACCGGGCTGTAGTAGGCGTTCACCGTTGGAGCAGACATACCCCATTTGGTTCTGTCAACCGGTTTGCCCAGCTGGCTCACCATGTCGTTATACGCCCATAAATCAGCGTTGCGTAGGTTCTGGAAGAATGACTTGCGGCTGATCTCCAGGCCGTCGTAGTTTTTCCAGTTGTCCGGGTAAGCGATCTTTGGAGTGAAAGCGTGGAGTTTATCCAAAGCTTTTTGCTTGGTTGTAGCGCTCATCCACTCCAGGTTGTTAATACGGATCTCGTACGCTTTGATCAGGTTACCGATCAGCTCCTGCATGCGGGCTTTCGCCTCAGGCTTAAAGTATTTCTGCACATACAACTGGCCCAGCAATTCGCCAATGGTGCCGTCGGTGAGCGACGACATACGCTGCCAGCGCGGCGTCTGTACTTTCTGGCCGCTCAGTGCCTGCGAGTAAGCAAAGTTGGCATCTACAAAAGGCTGGCTCAGGTATGGGGCCGACGATTTGAGCACGCTCCACTGCAGGTATGTCTGCCAGTCGGCAACCGGAACGCTCTTTACCAGGCTGTTAAGCTCTTTAAAGAAAGCAGGGTTGTTTACCAGCACCGTGTCCTGTCCGGTTACTTTCATTTTGGCCATTAGCGGCTGCCAGTCAATGTTCGGCGTGGTTTTGCTCAGGTCCGCAACAGCAAATTTATTGTAAGTTTTATACGGATCACGCATTTCCACGCGGCTCATTTGCGCAGCAGCCAGTTTTTTCTCCAGGTTGAAGATGGTTTCGGCATTTTTCTCGGCAACGGCCGGCTTGGCACCGGTTAAGGTGAAGAGCGTGGTGATATACTTTTTATAGGCTTCCTGAATTTTGGTGCTGCGGGCATCATTTTTCAGATAGTAATCGCGGTCAGGCAGCGTAGTGCCGCCCTGGCTAAGCTGGGGCACCATGTTCTCCACGTTCTTGCGGTCCTGGCCCACATAGAATCCGAACATCGGCGAGCTGTAACCCACGGTACGCAGGTAAGCGGCCTCGTTGAGCACGTCCTGTACATTCTTTACTTTACCGGCTCTTTTCAGGTCGGCTTTGATCGGCTTGTAACCAAGTTTGTCGATGGCAGCGCTGTCCATGGCCGCTGCGTAAAAATCACCTACGCGCTTTTCAATAGAGCCGGTAGCGGCGCTTTTGTTGCCAGCCGCTTCGTTCAGAATGGATTTAACAGCATTGATGTTAAAGTCGCGCAGCTCGTTAAAGCTTCCCCAGCGGGTTTCCTTTGCCGGAACAGGGTTGTTCTTCAGCCAGGTGCCGTTGGCATACTCGTAAAAGTCGTTGCCGGGCTTCACCGACAGGTTCATGTTCGTCTTATCGATGAAAGGAGTTTTTCGGGCACCAGATGGGTCAAACTGCGCCGAGGCCTGTACGGCATACAGCGAAGCCGCACCAAACAAAAGGATTTTGAGGTGGTTCTTCCAGTTCGACACCGGAGCTTTAGCGTTTTGGTTAGTCATAGAGTTGTTAAAGTTGATAAAGTAATTCAGGGTAGTAGGTTTTTAACTCTTAAAGATAATGATAACATGCAATAAAAGTAAAACTTTCTGGGGAATACAAATTTATTGTTTGAACTTTAATGCAAGGAGAAACGGGCGCTCCAAAAGGTGTTTTGATCTGACTGCCCCAGCAAGACAGCTTGCTTGTTTCGGGCTCTGAAACTGCCTGGATAATCGTCCTCACCAGACTCAGGGGAGGTTGCCGGCAGAGGCGCTTTTTGCTTGCCGCACAAAAAAAGTTGTTTGATGCTGAAATAGTGTAAAGACATGCCTAAATTTGAGACTTCACAAAACGTACTTCCAGGGTGTGCCGCAAGGCGATCGTAAAATGGCCAAAACAAAAAAAGACCTTATATTAGAATCAGCCTTAATCCTGTTTGCAGAGAATGGCTACAATGCAACGCCAACCAGCATGATAGCGCGCAAAGCCGGTGTTTCGGAAGGCTTGATCTTTAAGCACTGCGCAAGCAAAGAAAATCTGCTCGACATGGTGGTGAAGGCAGGCTACCGTCGCATTATGGAACGGAGCAAGGGACTGATGATGGAGGACGATCCGCAGAAGCTGCTGGCCAATGTGCTGGACATGCCCCTGAAACTGGTAGAGGAAGAGCGTGTTTTCTGGCGCATGCAGTTTAAGTTAACCAACGAGGAGATCGCCCAGAAACATCACCTGCGGTATTCCAATTCTATTTCTACAAAATTGGTCGAAGCCTTTTCGAAACTAGGGTATAAAGAGCCGGAGCTGGAAGCCGAATTTCTGCTGCTGACAGTAGAAGGGTTGTGGCGCCTGTTTTCCGTAAACGACGACAAAGACCGGTTTGTCCGCCTGCTGGACCTGATCAAATCAAAGTATTAAGAACAGGCTGTTTTTTGCAGCTGCCTGCACTCAGGAGGTTTTATACTTTACCACCGACGCAGCTGTAGCCGCCCGGATGGATTGCATGGTCTTTGGGTTGAGCAGCTCGATCTTTCCCCGGTCGCGCAGCAGCTTAAAAGCCTCCACGTAATTGAGCAGGATGTAGGTCGTGCCGATGTGGTGCTCTTCGTATATTTTCTCGATCGCTTTATACTTGTACAGGCTGCTTTTGTCTTCCAACTCCGCGGCCAGGTTTAAGACCGTATACTTGGGTGCTTCGATAAACAAAGCAAGTTGGTCGGGCTGTTGCTGGTTGGTGTGGAGCAACGGCACGCCATCCTCCTGAAAAACCGAGTAGGGGAGCAGCATT from Pontibacter liquoris includes the following:
- a CDS encoding GEVED domain-containing protein, with the protein product MFCILLCWYSFIPPAQAQTKVWDQTYGGIVSSVDPEVPVDGVDDEEFKLGRSAFGAMVALPDGGYLLGGSSDSDKGNDKSQSWIGDRGSTSFWLVRIDAGGNKLWDKAIAGSNLNAMIPTSDGGFLLGGRASADYLIVKIDADGNELWRKSYGGNGNDQLNALVATADGGYLLGGQSSSGKSGDKSEPVRGPANDSDFWVVKINATGDKVWDKTFGSSDVDVLTAVAVTEDGDYLLGGWARGESISGDKTQANRGQDDYWVIRINARGNKVWDKRYGGKSSDHLEAMLVTPNGGILLGGTSGSGKEGDRSEASKGSFDYWVIMLDAQGSKVGDKAYGSESFDTFQDLVATPDGGYLLGGYAGFGRSSGDKSEGSRGELDFWIIKVTESGEKVWDKTFGGGAVDVLRDIVVSPDGNYLLGGTSNSYASGDKTAAKKGLEDYWVVKVHDQGKPYCIPAMTQGCADDHYIANFKFGEVYYNAPGQGCKNEDGYTLFRPFFDIYSDARYTTTLRQGQSYPVSFASESPSGYVAKEQAYGVWIDYNDDKDFEDAGEFVYGSPAVGAAFSGTVVIPADAAAGVRRMRVRSRPDGAFAASESCSAGRYGETQDYTLAIGYCASFAADGCGNGAYIDNFSFHTLVNEGSGCNGNLGGYISYDTTGTLTTTVKKGQKYDISVQAGSVAQTFGVWIDFNNDQDFEDEGEFVYRSPLVEGENYNNGNGFFSPSASTDRFTGKVSIPSSAITGPVRMRVRSNKFNFYQSGACAEFFPDDATDQEDAFANGETEDYTITIEAPDQVAVPTFTSFSPREGLPGDTVRLRGTALATTHTVLFNGVEANFKVISDKELRAVVPASATTGRITIQTTGGKDVSGKLFTVLQPQIAFFAPWWGHAGSAVYIAGRYLSTTKNVSFNGVEAKSFSVYNDYLVRAVVPAGATTGRIMLELEGGATATSAWNFQVTGNPWALIAFRATADSAAAITGALAQEEALLAYPNPFTGSAHIAANLGKAAPVRLVIYSEVGQVVREISFGQLPAGQHDLLWDGNDSQHTPVAPGLYFYHVLVGDKRLSGKLLKAGSPAR
- the glgX gene encoding glycogen debranching protein GlgX; this translates as MKVTTYLGSPYPLGATWDGKGVNFALYADNATGVELCLFHSTDDKKEYARVKMAERTHQVWHVYLPDAKPGLLYGYRVQGPYNPENGERYNPHKLLIDPYARAISGTIEWHDALFGYKMGDKKQDLTFSKTDSAPFIPKSVVIDPAFDWEGDVAPKIPYHKSIIYETHVKGFTQLHPDIPEEIRGTYQALAHPVTINYLQELGITAVELLPVHHFVTDRYLLDKGLTNYWGYNSIGFFAPDVRYAKSNKIGSQVQEFKQMVKELHKAGIEVILDVVYNHTGEGNQMGPTLSFRGIDNASYYRLVEDNKRYYMDYTGTGNTLNANLPSVLRLIMDSLRYWILEMHVDGFRFDLASTLARELHEVDRLSSFFDIIHQDPVISQVKLIAEPWDVGEGGYQVGNFPPGWTEWNGKYRDCIRDYWRGADSMLAEFAERFTGSSDLYRDDYRRPTASINFVTAHDGFTLNDLVSYNEKHNEANGENNNDGESHNRSWNCGVEGPTDDPAILELRQRQKRNLLTTLFLSQGVPMLVAGDEISRTQGGNNNAYCQDNEISWLNWAAADKELLAFTQKLIQLRKSHPMFCRRRWFQGQPIKGVGVEDIAWFLPEGTEMTDENWSHDFAKSLGVYLNGRGVHALGPKGEQILDDSFYIIFNAYYGELEYTLPPEKYGTKWTKVLDTTWNLIEDGETYKAGDVVKVQGNSVVLLHHPLAAHHKAKAS
- a CDS encoding antibiotic biosynthesis monooxygenase family protein gives rise to the protein MIARHWTGWLKPGEVANYEQHLTQHLFPELKQLPGYISTTVYRRQVTDAVEFLVITHWTSMEAIRQFAGDDPDKAVIPEEARKMMVRYDTEARHYQVAQL
- a CDS encoding M13 family metallopeptidase → MNLSVKPGNDFYEYANGTWLKNNPVPAKETRWGSFNELRDFNINAVKSILNEAAGNKSAATGSIEKRVGDFYAAAMDSAAIDKLGYKPIKADLKRAGKVKNVQDVLNEAAYLRTVGYSSPMFGFYVGQDRKNVENMVPQLSQGGTTLPDRDYYLKNDARSTKIQEAYKKYITTLFTLTGAKPAVAEKNAETIFNLEKKLAAAQMSRVEMRDPYKTYNKFAVADLSKTTPNIDWQPLMAKMKVTGQDTVLVNNPAFFKELNSLVKSVPVADWQTYLQWSVLKSSAPYLSQPFVDANFAYSQALSGQKVQTPRWQRMSSLTDGTIGELLGQLYVQKYFKPEAKARMQELIGNLIKAYEIRINNLEWMSATTKQKALDKLHAFTPKIAYPDNWKNYDGLEISRKSFFQNLRNADLWAYNDMVSQLGKPVDRTKWGMSAPTVNAYYSPVMNEIVFPAGILQFPFFDPNADDAVNYGGIGAVIGHEISHGFDDSGSQYDKDGTLRNWWTEEDRTQFQKKANALQAQYDAYTILDTVHVNGKLTMGENIGDLGGLNAAYEAFKMTKQGKSNEKIDGFTPDQRFFLAWAQVWRTNILPEAAAQQVVTDPHSPGQYRTIGAPVNMDAWYQAFDVKPGDKLYKKPEDRIRLW
- a CDS encoding TetR/AcrR family transcriptional regulator yields the protein MRLHKTYFQGVPQGDRKMAKTKKDLILESALILFAENGYNATPTSMIARKAGVSEGLIFKHCASKENLLDMVVKAGYRRIMERSKGLMMEDDPQKLLANVLDMPLKLVEEERVFWRMQFKLTNEEIAQKHHLRYSNSISTKLVEAFSKLGYKEPELEAEFLLLTVEGLWRLFSVNDDKDRFVRLLDLIKSKY